One Streptosporangium becharense genomic window, TGTGCCGGATCGACGGACAGCCGCGCGGCGGCGAGCAGGAAACCCTCGGGATGCGGTTTGCCCACGGTCACGTCCTGGGCGGTCACCAGCGTGTCCACCAGGTCGCGCACCCCGACCTCGGTCAGCCGTTCCTCCGCCCAGTCCCGTCCGGCGGAGGTGACGACCGCGACCGGCGACCCGTGGGCCGCGACCCGGCGGACCAGCTCCGCGGCCCCCGGGACGGGCACGATGTCGGGGAGGTCGGGATGGTCGTTGAAGGAGAAGACCTGGGTGATCAGGTCCTCGATCTCCCTGCCGGGGAACAGGTGCGCCTTCTCCGCCAGGACGTCGCGTCCGCGCCGCCCCATGAACGCCCGCAGCTCGGCCTCGTCGTGGACGATCCCGTGGGCTTCGAGCAGCATCGCCCACATCGCGAGGCTCCGCCGCTCGGTGTTGATCAGTGTGCCGTCGAGATCGAAGAGCGCCGCCGCGTCCATGCCCGAACCAGCCTCCGTGCCGTTGTCGTGATCATGATTCTGTCCTGAGTCCTCAC contains:
- a CDS encoding HAD family hydrolase — protein: MDAAALFDLDGTLINTERRSLAMWAMLLEAHGIVHDEAELRAFMGRRGRDVLAEKAHLFPGREIEDLITQVFSFNDHPDLPDIVPVPGAAELVRRVAAHGSPVAVVTSAGRDWAEERLTEVGVRDLVDTLVTAQDVTVGKPHPEGFLLAAARLSVDPAHCVAFEDSIAGIAAAKAAGMSCVGIATTHTDAELTGADLVVADLTGVDWPLSTRQ